The following coding sequences lie in one Rutidosis leptorrhynchoides isolate AG116_Rl617_1_P2 chromosome 4, CSIRO_AGI_Rlap_v1, whole genome shotgun sequence genomic window:
- the LOC139844017 gene encoding G-type lectin S-receptor-like serine/threonine-protein kinase LECRK3, which produces MKRFSCVILSTTILVPILVIAQQTNVSILVGSYLIATDDATPWLSPSADFAFGFQRFQDNDTFMLSIWYNNIPEKTIVWYPEGGHTVPRGSKVELTNERGLVLTDLQGREVWSSGIASNISYAVMNDTGNFVIIGTDSSNIWQSFDFPTDTMLPTQIMDLGGVMYSKFSTKNFSRGRFQLRFLQDGNLILNTRDIASGYAYAAYFATKTDDPVNQTNSGQKLIFDSVGYMYILRRNGKRADLTPNQELPFGDYYHRATLDFDGVLTQYYHPKVSGQNTSWATVWSYPENICLSFRDPVSAGSGACGFNNVCRLGPNNRPTCECPRGFSLLDPNDSYGDCKSYYVPNCNEVEFNNLDFVELTDIDWPFADYVIMNPTSETECKSSCLTDCLCAVAVYRGNKCWKKKLPLSNGKVDSSLGVKAFVKVLKSDLPPGGPSQVSGKKNDRQTLIIVGSALFGTSVFVNIVLMLVICLGMFLIYQRNVEKLDQAINAVETNLIRFRYKQLVNATNGFRDELGRGAFGVVYKGVIGTNTVAVKKLDRMVQDGDKEFRTEVNAIGRTHHKNLVRLLGFCDDGNNRLLVYEYMINGTLASFIFGDRRPGWTTRCNIALGVAKGLSYLHEECSTQIIHCDIKPQNILLDEDYNGRISDFGLAKLLLMNQSRTNTGIRGTKGYVAPEWFRNAPITVKVDVYSFGVLLLEIISCRKSVKENDNGDEYGVILTDWAWDCYQERRLDLFVCDDLEALDDIKKVRKFLMVGIWCVQENSSLRPTMRTVIQMLEGVVEVNDPPCPFPYSVTLS; this is translated from the coding sequence ATGAAAAGATTCTCATGTGTAATTTTATCTACTACCATTTTAGTACCAATTTTAGTCATAGCTCAACAAACTAATGTTTCTATATTAGTTGGTTCATACCTTATAGCTACAGATGATGCCACACCATGGCTCTCACCTTCTGCAGATTTCGCATTCGGGTTCCAAAGATTTCAAGATAACGATACCTTCATGTTATCTATATGGTACAACAATATACCCGAAAAAACTATCGTATGGTATCCCGAAGGAGGTCATACGGTCCCTAGAGGATCGAAAGTCGAGTTAACTAACGAGCGTGGCCTAGTACTAACTGATCTTCAAGGAAGAGAAGTTTGGTCTTCTGGGATCGCCTCAAATATTTCGTACGCTGTTATGAACGATACAGGTAACTTTGTAATTATCGGTACCGATTCTAGCAACATATGGCAAAGTTTCGATTTTCCAACCGATACCATGTTGCCTACTCAAATTATGGATTTAGGCGGGGTGATGTATTCGAAATTTAGTACGAAAAATTTCTCGAGGGGAAGATTTCAGCTTCGTTTTCTTCAAGACGGAAATTTAATTCTTAATACTCGAGATATTGCGTCTGGTTATGCTTATGCTGCTTACTTTGCGACCAAAACTGATGATCCTGTTAATCAGACGAATTCGGGGCAGAAACTAATATTTGATTCGGTgggatatatgtatattttaagaaGAAATGGTAAAAGAGCTGATCTTACTCCAAATCAAGAGCTACCATTTGGGGATTATTATCATAGAGCCACATTAGATTTTGATGGTGTTTTGACCCAATATTATCACCCTAAAGTTTCGGGTCAAAATACGAGTTGGGCAACTGTATGGTCATATCCCGAAAACATATGTCTTAGTTTTCGCGATCCTGTTTCTGCAGGTAGTGGGGCTTGTGGGTTCAACAATGTTTGCAGACTTGGTCCTAACAATCGACCAACTTGTGAGTGTCCGAGAGGATTTTCGTTGCTTGATCCTAATGATTCGTATGGTGATTGCAAGTCGTATTACGTTCCAAATTGTAACGAGGTTGagttcaacaatttggatttcgtTGAGTTAACGGATATTGATTGGCCGTTTGCTGATTATGTCATCATGAACCCGACTAGCGAAACAGAGTGCAAAAGTTCATGCTTGACAGATTGTTTATGTGCGGTTGCAGTTTACCGAGGCAACAAATGTTGGAAGAAAAAGCTTCCATTGTCTAACGGAAAGGTTGACTCGTCACTTGGTGTAAAGGCTTTCGTTAAAGTCCTAAAAAGTGATCTGCCACCTGGCGGCCCGAGTCAAGTTTCGGGAAAGAAGAATGATCGGCAAACTTTGATTATTGTGGGATCTGCTCTGTTTGGTACCTCAGTGTTCGTTAACATTGTACTGATGTTAGTAATCTGCCTTGGTATGTTCTTAATCTACCAGAGAAACGTCGAAAAACTGGATCAAGCTATCAACGCTGTTGAAACGAATCTCATTCGTTTTAGATATAAACAACTTGTTAACGCTACTAACGGGTTCAGGGACGAATTAGGGAGAGGAGCATTCGGAGTTGTGTATAAAGGCGTAATCGGGACAAATACTGTGGCAGTTAAGAAACTGGATCGAATGGTTCAGGATGGTGATAAGGAATTTCGAACCGAGGTTAACGCTATCGGAAGGACTCATCATAAAAATCTGGTTCGACTGCTTGGATTTTGTGACGATGGCAACAATCGGTTACTGGTTTACGAGTATATGATTAATGGAACTCTTGCGAGTTTTATATTCGGAGACAGGAGACCTGGTTGGACTACTCGGTGCAATATAGCGTTGGGGGTCGCTAAGGGACTTTCGTACCTACACGAAGAGTGTAGTACACAAATTATCCATTGTGACATAAAGCCACAAAACATACTTCTAGACGAGGATTATAACGGTCGTATTTCCGATTTTGGGTTGGCGAAACTTTTGTTGATGAATCAAAGTCGAACGAATACTGGAATTAGAGGAACGAAAGGTTATGTAGCTCCCGAATGGTTTAGGAACGCGCCTATAACCGTGAAGGTTGATGTTTATAGCTTTGGGGTGTTGTTGTTAGAGATTATTTCGTGTCGAAAGAGTGTGAAGGAGAATGATAATGGTGATGAATATGGAGTGATTTTGACTGATTGGGCATGGGATTGTTATCAAGAAAGGAGATTGGATTTGTTTGTTTGTGATGATTTGGAGGCATTAGATGATATTAAGAAAGTAAGGAAGTTTTTAATGGTGGGTATTTGGTGTGTACAAGAAAACTCATCTTTGAGACCAACAATGAGGACAGTTATTCAAATGCTTGAAGGAGTTGTTGAAGTGAATGATCCTCCTTGCCCATTTCCTTACTCTGTTACCTTGAGTTAA